The Clostridioides difficile genome has a segment encoding these proteins:
- a CDS encoding class I SAM-dependent methyltransferase, with the protein MESKYTEINSKTFDKWNKEGWEWGQPISHEVFERAKAGDWSVVLTPTRPVPKNWFCDMKNAKILGLASGGGQQMPIFTALGAQCTVLDYSASQLLSEKKVSEREKYSIELVQADMTKPLPFKDKSFDLIFHPVSNCYVEDVLPIWKECYRILKKGGILLSGLDNGINFAFNEDGTELQYKLPFNPLKNKTIYDESIQNDWGIQFSHTIEEQIGGQLQAGFILTDIYQDTNASGNLHEFNIPSFYATRAVKK; encoded by the coding sequence ATAGAATCTAAATATACAGAAATAAACTCAAAGACCTTTGATAAATGGAATAAAGAAGGCTGGGAATGGGGACAACCTATCAGTCATGAAGTTTTTGAACGAGCCAAAGCTGGAGATTGGTCTGTTGTACTGACACCCACTAGACCTGTTCCGAAAAATTGGTTCTGTGATATGAAAAATGCAAAAATACTAGGATTAGCGTCTGGAGGTGGACAACAAATGCCAATTTTTACTGCATTAGGAGCTCAATGTACAGTTTTAGATTATTCAGCTTCACAATTATTAAGTGAAAAAAAGGTTTCAGAAAGGGAAAAGTATTCTATTGAACTTGTACAAGCTGACATGACAAAGCCACTCCCCTTTAAAGATAAAAGTTTTGACTTAATATTTCATCCAGTTTCTAACTGTTATGTAGAAGATGTATTACCAATTTGGAAAGAGTGTTATCGTATACTAAAAAAGGGTGGTATACTTTTATCTGGACTTGATAATGGTATCAATTTTGCATTTAATGAAGATGGTACAGAGTTACAATATAAACTTCCATTTAATCCTTTAAAAAATAAAACTATATATGATGAATCAATTCAAAATGATTGGGGAATTCAATTTTCTCATACAATTGAAGAACAAATAGGTGGACAGCTACAAGCAGGATTTATTTTAACAGATATTTATCAAGATACAAATGCTTCTGGTAATCTCCATGAATTTAATATTCCATCATTTTACGCAACTAGAGCAGTAAAAAAATAA
- a CDS encoding glycerate kinase, protein MKILISIDSLKGSLSSIDAANAIKKGILKVEKDAEVKILPLADGGEGTVDALVQGMNGKKETIEVTGPIATKVNATYGLLKSTNTAIIEMAQASGLTLVPTELRNPLNTTTYGVGEIIKEAINKGYRNFIVGIGGSATNDVGVGMLQALGFEFYDENNNLVGLGGKVLNEIRHIKIDNRLKELDECGFKIACDVNNPLFGTDGAAYIYGPQKGATPEIIEELDNGLRNFAKIVKSDLDKDIANIEGTGAAGGLGFAFLAFLNSKLESGVKIILEEIKLENELKCVDIVITGEGKLDNQTAMGKAPIGVAKMAKKYGVKVISLAGATTEDAVKCNEEGIDAYFSIVNRAMTIEEAMDKETASNNMTATTVQIFNLIKVLKGTK, encoded by the coding sequence ATGAAAATATTAATTTCTATAGATTCTTTAAAAGGCAGTTTGTCTTCAATTGATGCAGCAAATGCAATAAAAAAGGGGATATTAAAAGTTGAAAAAGATGCAGAAGTAAAGATATTACCACTTGCAGATGGTGGGGAAGGAACAGTAGACGCTTTAGTACAAGGTATGAATGGTAAAAAAGAAACTATAGAAGTTACTGGACCAATAGCTACAAAAGTAAATGCGACATATGGATTATTAAAAAGCACAAATACAGCAATAATAGAAATGGCTCAAGCATCAGGATTAACATTAGTTCCAACTGAACTTAGAAATCCTTTAAACACTACAACTTATGGTGTTGGTGAAATAATAAAAGAAGCAATAAATAAAGGTTATAGAAATTTTATAGTTGGAATAGGTGGAAGTGCTACTAATGATGTTGGAGTGGGTATGCTTCAAGCTTTAGGATTTGAGTTTTATGATGAAAACAACAACTTAGTAGGTTTAGGTGGAAAAGTTTTAAATGAAATAAGACATATAAAAATAGATAATAGATTAAAAGAATTAGATGAATGTGGCTTTAAAATAGCTTGTGATGTGAATAATCCACTATTTGGTACAGATGGAGCAGCATACATATATGGACCTCAAAAAGGTGCAACACCAGAAATAATTGAAGAGTTAGATAATGGCCTTAGAAATTTTGCTAAGATAGTTAAAAGTGATTTAGATAAAGATATAGCCAATATAGAAGGTACTGGAGCAGCAGGTGGATTGGGTTTTGCATTTTTGGCTTTTTTAAATTCAAAATTAGAATCTGGAGTAAAAATAATATTAGAAGAAATTAAATTAGAGAACGAGTTAAAATGTGTAGACATTGTAATAACTGGAGAAGGTAAATTGGATAATCAAACAGCTATGGGCAAAGCACCAATAGGAGTTGCAAAGATGGCTAAAAAATATGGGGTAAAAGTAATAAGTTTGGCTGGAGCAACAACAGAAGATGCAGTTAAGTGCAATGAAGAAGGGATAGATGCTTATTTTTCTATAGTAAACAGAGCTATGACCATAGAAGAAGCAATGGATAAGGAAACTGCAAGTAATAATATGACTGCTACAACAGTACAAATATTTAATCTTATAAAGGTATTAAAAGGTACTAAATAA